TGTCGGGGCCGACGGCTGACGCCGACGCGAGTCGACTCAGCGACGCTCGGGCGCAGCGTCCACCGGTGCGACGTCGTACTGCTTGAGGAACTGCTGAACCGCTTCGTCCGGGCCCGCGAGCGTCAGCCGCTCTTCGCCGGTCAGCGTTCGCTGGGGGTCGATGGTGCTGGAGAGGCCGGTCTCGTCCTCGACGGCGATGATGCGACAGCCGGTCGCCTCGTAGATGCCCGACCCCGCGACGGTCGACCCGGCGAGTGGCGTCGCGGGCACGCGGATGAGTCGGATCTGACTCGCCGGGGCGAGCACGTCCTCGCCGCGCAGCTCCATCGCGACCATCCGGGCGCTCACCCGGGGCACCGAGAGGACGTAGTCCGCTCCGGCGGAGAGCGCTTTCCGCGTGGCGTCGGTGTCGTTGACGCGGACCAGTATTTCGACGTCGGGGTTCATCGACCGCGCGAGGACCGTCGTCAGCAGCGACATCGAGTCGTCCGCCAGTCCCACGATAATCGCACCGGCGTCTTCGATACCGGCCTCGCGGAGCAGCTCCTTCGACCCCACGTCGCCGACGAGGTCGACCCCGTTGCGGCGCTCCATATCGACGGTCACCACCTCGACGCCCGCCTCGGCGATGAGCTCGCTCGCGGCCTGTCCGACTTCGCCCTGTCCGACGACGATGATGTTGTCGTGCTCCGCGAGCCCCCGCGCCTGCCGGGTCGCGTCGCTGAACGCCTCCAGGGCCTCGTGGCCGCCCGAGACCAGCAACACGGTGTTGTCCCGGATTATCGCGTCCGGGTCCGGCGGGAGCTGGAGCTCCCCGTCTATCCACGCGCCGATGATGTTCGCCCCGGTCGCCTCCCGTATCCGGGAGTTCCTGATGCGGGTTCCGACGAGCGGGCTGCCGTGTCGGACCGGGAGTTCCGTCACCTCTAGGTCGCCGCCGAGGGCGACCGTGTCGAGCTCCGAACTGAACGACGAGAGCGCCTTCTCGGCGAGGCGGCGCCCGAGCAGTCCGTGGGGCGAGAGCACGCTGTCCGCGCCGGCGTCGAGCAGGACGTCGCGCATGTCGCTGTCGTCGGAGAGCGCGATGACGTCTACGTCCTCGCGGACCGACTGCACAGTCAGTATCGTGTTGACGTTCGCGTCCCCCGCGTCGGTGATGACCGCCCGCGCCGTCCCGATGCTGGCCCGCTCGAAGGCCCGCGCGTCCTGAGGGGAGCCGTGGATAACCGAGTAGCCGTCGTCGGAGAGCTCCTTGGCGTTCGCTTCGTCGGAGGCGATGAGGACGTACTCGATGCCCAGCTCACGGAGCTCTTCCAGCAGGACGGCCGAATCACGCCGGTATTCGCAGATGACGACGTGGTCCGATTTCGGCGTCAGCCGGTCGTCGAGGTTCACCTCGGCCCCGGTAAACAGCGGGATGATGATGAGCCGCAGCGTGAAAAACCCGAGCGCGATACCCGATATCTGGGTCGCCGCGACGAACAGGAACATCGCGGGGTGGCTCCAGTAGCCGGCGTCCTGCCCGTACCCCGTCGTCGTCATCGTCTGGACGACGAACTCGAAGGAGGCAAACAGCGACTGGTCGACTCCCTCCAGGTGAGCCAGCGCGAGGTTGTAGGTGACCGTATAGCAGAGCACGAGCCCCACGAGTCCGGTGAGATAGTAGAGTATCAGCCGATTGCGTCTGGAGTACTCGATTTCGGGGAGCGACCACGAGAACAGTTTCATTCGGATTGGTACCGACTTTCGGGCAACGCGAACAAATAGATTCGGTCTCCGTGGAACCCCCCGGTAGCGGGCAGTCGACCCGCTCGAAGGCATCTGTTACGTCTGTCTGTCATAGCTGTCTGTAACGACTGTCTGGTATGAGACGCTGTATCTGCCCGATGTCGGGCGACTTTCGCGACGCGACGGTGTCACAGCGGATGGTCAGGATGGTCTGGAACCGATATCTGTCTTGGATAGCTGACCGAGATTTCTGTAACAGCTCACTGTCATAGTTATCTGTTATCGGCTTCTGTCACAGAAATCTGTATCGGCTGTTCGGGGCCGATGGCTGTAACAGCGCTCCGGGGTGAACGAGGGCTCGAACCGAGTACCGGAGCTGTCGAGGGCAAAACCGCAGTACTGCAGACGTTACAGACGAAAATAACAGACGAATGTTACAGACTACTATAACAGATAACTGGCACAAATGTCTGACACAGATTTATGCGACAGGCACGCAACAGAGTGGCATATGATAACGGCCGTTGTGTACTCGGAGTCGGGGGGGACGTACAAGACGACGATGACCGCCAACCTCGCGGTCGCGCTCCACCGCATGGGGCTGAAGACGCTCGTGCTGGACCTCGACCCGCAGGAGGGAAATCTCACGAGCCTCTTCGAGGCCGGTGGTCGCCGGAGTGACCCGGACGCGGACAATCTGGTCAAGCACATCCTCGACATGCCCGATGGCTCCTTCGACGACCTCGTCGAGACGACGGCCGAGGGCGTCGATATCGTGCCGAGCCACGACATGCTGGGCGATTTCACGTCGAATCTGGAACAGAAGATATCCTACGAGACGGGCATGCAGAACATGAGCCGCGAGGAGTACCCCCGGTTCGAGCTCCTGTACGACCTGCTGTGGGAGACCGAGGGGGTACAGGAGGAGTACGACGCCGTCCTCATCGACCCCAACGCCCGCGCCGAGGACCTGCTGTACAACGCTATCTTCGCCCTCCGGACGCTCGTCGCCCCGGTCAAACCCGCGGGCAAGGGGAACCTGAGTCTCGACGGGCTGGGCGAGCTCGTGGGGAACATGGAGCGCCAGCTCGACATCGAGGTCGGCCTCTCCTGTGTGGTCCCCTCGGGCGTCGGGCAGACCAACGCTCACCAGCAGTACCGCGAGCAGTTCGAGAACACGCCGGAGTTCGCCACGCCGGTCAGTATCGGGAACCGCGAGAGCCTGATGGACGCGATGTGGGAGGCCCGCGGGTCGGCGTTCAAGGTGGTCGAGGAGCGCTGGAAGACCTTCGAGCGCGACGGGGAGATGGTGAGCGAGCCGGGCCAGCGCCGGGTCCGGGACCGGGAGATCGAGACGCTGCGGAAGCTGTACGCGCTGGCCTACTTCATCGCGACCGAGACGTTCGACGCCGACGTCGACCCGCTGCTAGACGTCACGGTCGACGGCGAGACGCGTCGGATAGACCTCCGCGAGACGCGGGAGGTGACGACGGCATGACCAACTTCAAGTCCGGCTCCGGGAATCTCGATTTCGGCGGTGACAGCGACGAGGAGTCGACTGGCGAGCGGGCCGACACCGAGGTGGCGGGTAGCTCGACGGCCGACCCGGACGGGAGCGAGACCGCCGGAGCGACGGTCGACGGGGACGCGACCGACGACCGGCCATCGACGCGGCGGTCGGGCGGCGAGACCTACCCGTACTTCGTCCGACGGAACAACGTCGGCGACGAGCGGGACACCCGCCTGGAGATTCACGTCCGTGACAAGGTGGCTGACCAAGAAGCGGGGTTCCGCCACGACCTCGCCGAACAGCTCGGCGCGAGCGACGTCTCGAAGACCGACGCCCGGGAGTTCGCCCTGCTTGCGGCCTTCGAACACCCCGAACGGGTCGCCGAGCTCATGCGCGAGGAGGGGTTCGACTCGCTGGGGTGAGACCACCCGTTCGCCGGTCGGTTTCCGGATACGTCCCACTCCGCGCCCTTTTAGTTCCCCGGCGGTGAGAGGTTCGTATGACTGATACGGGGGTCGAGGACCGCTGGACCGCGACGGCCGACCTCGGTGTGACCGTTCTGTCGGTCGCGCTGGTGGCTGTGGTCGCCTTCTCCCCCGCGGGCTCGGTGCGCCCGCTGGCCCTCGCCGTCGGGGTACCGTTCGTCCTGCTGGTCCCCGGCTACGCGTTCGTCTCGGCCGTCTTCCCCCGGGCCGGGGAGACAGGGCCGACGGACGAGCCGGGGATGTCGTGGCTCGGCCGGCTCGGCCTGAGCGTCGGCGGGAGCGTCGTCGCGGTCGGGGTCGTCGGCGGCCTGCTGGATTTCACCGTCTGGGGGTTCCAGCGCGAGGCGGTCGTGGCCGGGCTCTGTCTGTTCACGCTCGCCGCGACAGTCGTCGCGTGGTACCGCCGCCGGCGACTCCCGGTCGACCGCCGCGCGGGCACTACTGCCGGGGCGATAGCGGCCCGCACGCGAACGGCGGTCCGCGGTGACGGGGTCGCGGGCACGCTGCTGACGCTCGTCGTGCTCCTGTCGGCCGCCGGCGCGGTCGGTGTCGTCGCAGAGGAGTCGGCGAACGACGGCCTCGTCACCGAGTTCTACCTGCTCGGCGAGGACGGGTCGGGCGAGCTCGTCGCGGACAGCTACCCCGAGGCGGCGACGGTCGGTGAACCCACGACGGTCGGTGTCGGCGTCGGCACGACCGGCCCGCGGGCGTTCGATGGACGCGTCGTTGCCCGCCTCGAACGCATCACGCGCGAGGGCGACACCATCCGGGTGCGCGACG
The genomic region above belongs to Halomicroarcula saliterrae and contains:
- a CDS encoding NAD-binding protein, translating into MKLFSWSLPEIEYSRRNRLILYYLTGLVGLVLCYTVTYNLALAHLEGVDQSLFASFEFVVQTMTTTGYGQDAGYWSHPAMFLFVAATQISGIALGFFTLRLIIIPLFTGAEVNLDDRLTPKSDHVVICEYRRDSAVLLEELRELGIEYVLIASDEANAKELSDDGYSVIHGSPQDARAFERASIGTARAVITDAGDANVNTILTVQSVREDVDVIALSDDSDMRDVLLDAGADSVLSPHGLLGRRLAEKALSSFSSELDTVALGGDLEVTELPVRHGSPLVGTRIRNSRIREATGANIIGAWIDGELQLPPDPDAIIRDNTVLLVSGGHEALEAFSDATRQARGLAEHDNIIVVGQGEVGQAASELIAEAGVEVVTVDMERRNGVDLVGDVGSKELLREAGIEDAGAIIVGLADDSMSLLTTVLARSMNPDVEILVRVNDTDATRKALSAGADYVLSVPRVSARMVAMELRGEDVLAPASQIRLIRVPATPLAGSTVAGSGIYEATGCRIIAVEDETGLSSTIDPQRTLTGEERLTLAGPDEAVQQFLKQYDVAPVDAAPERR
- a CDS encoding acyl-CoA dehydrogenase; the encoded protein is MTNFKSGSGNLDFGGDSDEESTGERADTEVAGSSTADPDGSETAGATVDGDATDDRPSTRRSGGETYPYFVRRNNVGDERDTRLEIHVRDKVADQEAGFRHDLAEQLGASDVSKTDAREFALLAAFEHPERVAELMREEGFDSLG
- a CDS encoding ParA family protein → MITAVVYSESGGTYKTTMTANLAVALHRMGLKTLVLDLDPQEGNLTSLFEAGGRRSDPDADNLVKHILDMPDGSFDDLVETTAEGVDIVPSHDMLGDFTSNLEQKISYETGMQNMSREEYPRFELLYDLLWETEGVQEEYDAVLIDPNARAEDLLYNAIFALRTLVAPVKPAGKGNLSLDGLGELVGNMERQLDIEVGLSCVVPSGVGQTNAHQQYREQFENTPEFATPVSIGNRESLMDAMWEARGSAFKVVEERWKTFERDGEMVSEPGQRRVRDREIETLRKLYALAYFIATETFDADVDPLLDVTVDGETRRIDLRETREVTTA
- a CDS encoding DUF1616 domain-containing protein; its protein translation is MTDTGVEDRWTATADLGVTVLSVALVAVVAFSPAGSVRPLALAVGVPFVLLVPGYAFVSAVFPRAGETGPTDEPGMSWLGRLGLSVGGSVVAVGVVGGLLDFTVWGFQREAVVAGLCLFTLAATVVAWYRRRRLPVDRRAGTTAGAIAARTRTAVRGDGVAGTLLTLVVLLSAAGAVGVVAEESANDGLVTEFYLLGEDGSGELVADSYPEAATVGEPTTVGVGVGTTGPRAFDGRVVARLERITREGDTIRVRDARVLDQFSVRVGPGETTVRRHTVQPPFAGERLRLTYRLYRAGADSPLRQVHIWLTVTRPA